A stretch of Desulfobaccales bacterium DNA encodes these proteins:
- a CDS encoding 50S ribosomal protein L11 methyltransferase — translation MATTTWMEVRFLVPARMQEEAALFLTEFSGRGVILEDREDGGVLIRAFFPAEEFGAWQRQELQSYLDRLVSHGLFPVGLEIREAAEEDWAVAWKEHFKPLKVTPRLTIRPPWEDYQAAAGETVITIYPAMAFGTGRHPSTVLCLEALEALLEEETLPAGTGQYQVLDVGTGSGILALAAARRGYRVWAIDVDPEAVAAALENVRLNALEELIWVDDTPLALLRHQFPLILANLTAQDLLHHAESLAARLLSGGALIISGFLTEDVPALIRRFLPLGLKEGARQVREDWVALTLRRP, via the coding sequence ATGGCCACAACCACCTGGATGGAAGTGCGTTTTCTGGTGCCCGCCCGCATGCAGGAGGAGGCGGCCCTGTTCCTCACCGAATTCAGCGGCCGGGGGGTGATCCTGGAGGACCGGGAAGACGGCGGGGTCCTCATCCGGGCCTTCTTTCCGGCGGAGGAATTCGGGGCCTGGCAGCGGCAGGAACTGCAAAGCTACCTGGACCGCCTGGTCAGCCACGGGCTTTTCCCGGTGGGGCTGGAGATCCGGGAGGCCGCCGAGGAGGATTGGGCCGTGGCCTGGAAGGAGCACTTCAAGCCCCTGAAGGTCACGCCTCGCCTCACCATCCGGCCGCCCTGGGAGGACTACCAGGCGGCAGCCGGGGAGACGGTGATCACCATCTATCCCGCCATGGCCTTCGGCACCGGCCGCCACCCCAGCACGGTGCTCTGCCTGGAGGCGTTGGAGGCGCTTTTGGAGGAGGAGACCCTGCCCGCGGGCACAGGGCAGTATCAGGTGCTGGATGTGGGCACAGGCAGCGGCATCCTGGCCTTGGCCGCGGCCCGGCGGGGCTACCGGGTCTGGGCCATTGACGTGGACCCCGAGGCGGTGGCCGCGGCCCTGGAAAACGTCCGCCTCAATGCCCTGGAGGAGCTCATCTGGGTGGATGACACGCCCCTGGCCCTGCTTCGGCACCAGTTTCCCCTCATTTTGGCCAACCTCACCGCCCAGGACCTGCTGCACCATGCCGAATCGCTGGCGGCCCGGCTGCTCTCCGGGGGGGCCCTCATTATCTCCGGCTTCCTTACCGAGGATGTGCCGGCGCTTATCCGGCGGTTTCTCCCTTTAGGGCTGAAGGAGGGCGCCCGCCAGGTGCGGGAGGACTGGGTGGCCCTGACCCTGCGCCGGCCGTGA
- a CDS encoding RsmE family RNA methyltransferase — MTGTRWFFAPPQAWESDTVLLSPEESRHLARVLRLPIGAEVVVTDGAGRAAKARVAGQERDRVRLQLVAEYSARTESPLALTLAVGQAKGEALDRVVELATELGAWELVAFASRYAEALPPERQARRLARWERLAREALKLCRRARLPRLAVSDFESLLTRPEEVRILFYEEERGGLRPVGLPPRPAGVLLIIGPEGGFAPEEVNLAREAGLVVAGLGPRRLRVETAAAAALGLAQFLWGDLT, encoded by the coding sequence ATGACCGGCACCCGCTGGTTCTTTGCTCCCCCGCAGGCCTGGGAGAGCGACACGGTGCTCTTGAGCCCCGAGGAGAGCCGCCATCTCGCCCGGGTGCTCCGGCTGCCCATCGGGGCGGAGGTGGTGGTCACCGACGGCGCCGGCCGGGCGGCCAAGGCCCGGGTGGCGGGGCAGGAGCGGGACCGGGTGCGCCTGCAACTGGTGGCGGAGTATTCCGCCCGGACCGAATCGCCCCTGGCCCTTACCCTGGCGGTGGGCCAGGCCAAGGGTGAGGCCCTGGACCGGGTGGTGGAGTTGGCCACGGAGCTGGGGGCTTGGGAGCTGGTGGCCTTTGCCTCCCGCTACGCGGAGGCCCTTCCCCCGGAGCGCCAGGCCCGCCGTCTGGCCCGCTGGGAACGGCTGGCCCGGGAGGCCCTGAAGCTCTGCCGCCGGGCCCGCCTGCCCCGGCTGGCGGTGAGCGACTTTGAGTCTCTGCTGACCCGGCCTGAGGAGGTCAGGATTCTGTTTTATGAAGAGGAAAGAGGGGGCCTGAGGCCGGTAGGATTGCCCCCCCGGCCCGCCGGGGTGCTCCTCATCATCGGCCCGGAAGGCGGCTTTGCCCCGGAAGAGGTCAATCTGGCCCGGGAGGCGGGCCTGGTGGTGGCCGGCTTGGGGCCCCGGCGCCTCAGGGTGGAGACCGCGGCCGCCGCCGCCCTGGGGCTGGCCCAGTTTCTCTGGGGCGATCTGACATGA
- a CDS encoding TIGR01212 family radical SAM protein (This family includes YhcC from E. coli K-12, an uncharacterized radical SAM protein.), producing the protein MTGTLPYLDLRTHLMARFGRRVQKIALDAGFTCPNRDGTVGVGGCLYCNARGSGTGAFSRGQSLTAQLQAAALGLTRRYGPCAFIAYFQGFTNTYAPVARLKALYDEALAFPGVVGLSVGTRPDCVPDEVLELLAGYADKHLVWLELGLQSAHDATLRRLSRGHDVACFADAVRRAAAHGLEVVAHVILGLPGEGREEMLATARFLGGLPLQGVKLHLLYVVAGSGLARLYEAGDYTPLSEEEFVSLAVDFLEELPPHLVIHRLTGDPHPEELLAPAWCRDKNRVLAHLREEFARRGSRQGGRWTQGGKEVGQSLPGWAGHLHLSGMEPA; encoded by the coding sequence ATGACCGGAACCTTGCCCTACCTGGATCTGCGCACCCACCTCATGGCGCGCTTTGGCCGCCGGGTGCAGAAGATCGCCCTGGACGCCGGCTTCACCTGCCCCAACCGGGACGGCACCGTGGGGGTGGGGGGGTGCCTCTACTGCAACGCCCGGGGCTCCGGCACCGGCGCTTTCAGCCGGGGGCAAAGCCTTACCGCCCAGCTTCAGGCCGCGGCCTTAGGCCTCACCCGGCGCTACGGCCCCTGCGCCTTCATCGCCTATTTCCAGGGCTTCACCAACACCTACGCTCCGGTGGCGCGCCTTAAGGCCCTCTATGACGAGGCCCTGGCCTTTCCCGGGGTAGTGGGCCTGAGTGTGGGCACCCGGCCGGACTGCGTGCCCGACGAGGTGCTTGAGCTTTTGGCCGGCTATGCCGATAAGCATCTGGTGTGGCTGGAGCTGGGCCTGCAGTCGGCCCACGACGCCACGCTAAGGCGCCTCAGCCGGGGCCATGACGTGGCCTGTTTCGCCGACGCGGTGCGCCGCGCCGCCGCCCACGGCCTGGAAGTGGTGGCCCACGTGATTCTGGGGCTTCCCGGGGAGGGCCGGGAGGAGATGCTGGCCACGGCCCGGTTCCTGGGCGGGCTCCCCCTCCAGGGCGTCAAGCTGCACCTGCTGTACGTGGTGGCCGGCTCCGGGCTGGCCCGGCTGTATGAGGCCGGGGACTACACGCCCCTGAGCGAGGAGGAGTTCGTCTCTCTGGCGGTGGATTTCCTGGAGGAGCTCCCTCCGCATCTGGTCATCCATCGCCTCACCGGCGACCCGCATCCCGAGGAGCTTCTGGCCCCGGCCTGGTGCCGGGACAAAAACCGGGTGCTCGCCCACCTCCGGGAGGAATTTGCCCGGCGGGGCAGCCGCCAGGGCGGCCGTTGGACCCAGGGCGGGAAGGAAGTCGGACAATCCCTGCCCGGTTGGGCCGGTCACCTTCACCTCTCCGGGATGGAGCCTGCATGA
- a CDS encoding VTT domain-containing protein produces MIPPPSAASLRRTRLVWLGAGALVTAGMVGLSLWYWWDLLVEVTHTLCDRERLQECLKAAGPWGPLLFIVVQALQVVLAPIPGEATGFLGGFLFGVPLGFIYSTIGLTIGSVLAFLAGHWLEQRLVVKIVSPETMRRFDFFMDHQGALVAFFLFLFPGFPKDSLCFILGLSPMSLKLFVILVFFGRMPGTLMLTLQGAKVYEGEYLLFALILGCCLVVGGLMYYYRETVYDWIRRLEAQNHRRRQNAAAAGSTAPDGSGEP; encoded by the coding sequence ATGATTCCGCCTCCCTCTGCCGCTTCTCTCCGCCGGACCCGGCTGGTGTGGCTGGGGGCCGGGGCTCTGGTGACCGCCGGGATGGTCGGGCTGTCCCTGTGGTATTGGTGGGACCTGCTCGTGGAGGTCACTCACACACTGTGCGACCGGGAGCGCCTGCAGGAGTGCCTTAAGGCCGCGGGGCCCTGGGGTCCTTTGCTCTTTATCGTTGTGCAGGCCCTGCAGGTGGTCCTGGCCCCCATTCCGGGGGAGGCCACCGGTTTTTTGGGCGGCTTTCTTTTCGGCGTGCCCCTGGGGTTTATCTACTCCACCATCGGGCTGACCATTGGCTCGGTCCTGGCGTTCCTCGCCGGCCATTGGCTGGAGCAGCGCCTGGTGGTGAAGATCGTCAGCCCCGAGACCATGCGGCGCTTCGACTTTTTCATGGATCACCAGGGCGCCCTGGTGGCCTTTTTCCTCTTTCTCTTCCCGGGCTTTCCCAAGGACTCCCTCTGCTTCATCCTGGGGCTGAGTCCCATGTCTCTGAAACTCTTTGTAATTCTGGTTTTCTTCGGCCGCATGCCCGGCACCCTGATGCTCACTTTGCAAGGGGCCAAGGTCTATGAAGGGGAGTATCTCCTGTTTGCTCTCATCCTGGGCTGCTGCCTGGTGGTAGGGGGACTGATGTATTACTACCGGGAGACCGTCTACGACTGGATTCGCCGCCTGGAAGCGCAAAATCATCGGCGTCGCCAAAACGCTGCGGCAGCCGGATCGACGGCTCCCGATGGTTCGGGGGAACCATGA